The following coding sequences are from one Lycium ferocissimum isolate CSIRO_LF1 chromosome 3, AGI_CSIRO_Lferr_CH_V1, whole genome shotgun sequence window:
- the LOC132050327 gene encoding uncharacterized protein LOC132050327 isoform X1 has translation MVQLPKICKEQLSGDQLDDQLENENITTPTFGNDNLNSSSSSNEANSQQKEEPLLVEIRDTLTGEVTTQKMQADRVWNLEKNKKIVVELNGDGQGSDNGSNLLVRFLGKLSQKSIICPISVERWDRMPEAKNRLQWQLVETQSEQNARNRSKLKVPHAGGSKSNARRGRQMEKKYGRPVCRSEVVLSTLLKKNGNYVNEEGKIIADKISEHLSQDQEHACHFRCSIEDIGSS, from the exons ATGGTACAACTTCCCAAGATTTGCAAAGAACAACTTAGTGGGGATCAACTGGATGACCAACTTGAGAATGAGAACATAACAACTCCTACATTCGGTAATGACAACTTAAATTCTTCCTCGAGCTCTAATGAAGCTAACTCACAACAAAAAGAGGAGCCCTTACTTGTTGAGATTAGAG ATACTTTGACTGGAGAAGTTACAACTCAAAAGATGCAAGCAGATCGAGTTTGgaacttggaaaaaaataaaaaaattgtggtGGAACTCAACGGGGATGGACAAGGAAGTGATAATGGTTCAAACTTGCTTGTGAgatttcttggcaaactttctcaaAAGTCAATAATTTGTCCCATATCAGTTGAGAGATGGGATAGGATGCCCGAGGCGAAAAATCGCCTACAATGGCAGTTAGTTGAG ACACAAAGTGAACAAAATGCAAGAAATCGAAGTAAACTTAAAGTCCCCCATGCCGGTGGTAGCAAAAGCAATGCAAGGAGAGGTCGTCAAATG GAGAAAAAATATGGAAGGCCTGTGTGCCGAAGTGAGGTTGTTTTGTCAACTTTACTGAAGAAGAATGGAAATTATGTGAATGAAGAAGGGAAGATTATAGCT GATAAAATATCGGAGCATCTATCTCAAGATCAAGAACATGCTTGCCACTTTAGGTGTTCCATTGAAGATATTGGCTCATCCTAA
- the LOC132050327 gene encoding uncharacterized protein LOC132050327 isoform X3: protein MVQLPKICKEQLSGDQLDDQLENENITTPTFGNDNLNSSSSSNEANSQQKEEPLLVEIRDTLTGEVTTQKMQADRVWNLEKNKKIVVELNGDGQGSDNGSNLLVRFLGKLSQKSIICPISVERWDRMPEAKNRLQWQLVETQSEQNARNRSKLKVPHAGGSKSNARRGRQMDKISEHLSQDQEHACHFRCSIEDIGSS, encoded by the exons ATGGTACAACTTCCCAAGATTTGCAAAGAACAACTTAGTGGGGATCAACTGGATGACCAACTTGAGAATGAGAACATAACAACTCCTACATTCGGTAATGACAACTTAAATTCTTCCTCGAGCTCTAATGAAGCTAACTCACAACAAAAAGAGGAGCCCTTACTTGTTGAGATTAGAG ATACTTTGACTGGAGAAGTTACAACTCAAAAGATGCAAGCAGATCGAGTTTGgaacttggaaaaaaataaaaaaattgtggtGGAACTCAACGGGGATGGACAAGGAAGTGATAATGGTTCAAACTTGCTTGTGAgatttcttggcaaactttctcaaAAGTCAATAATTTGTCCCATATCAGTTGAGAGATGGGATAGGATGCCCGAGGCGAAAAATCGCCTACAATGGCAGTTAGTTGAG ACACAAAGTGAACAAAATGCAAGAAATCGAAGTAAACTTAAAGTCCCCCATGCCGGTGGTAGCAAAAGCAATGCAAGGAGAGGTCGTCAAATG GATAAAATATCGGAGCATCTATCTCAAGATCAAGAACATGCTTGCCACTTTAGGTGTTCCATTGAAGATATTGGCTCATCCTAA
- the LOC132050327 gene encoding uncharacterized protein LOC132050327 isoform X2, producing MVQLPKICKEQLSGDQLDDQLENENITTPTFGNDNLNSSSSSNEANSQQKEEPLLVEIRDTLTGEVTTQKMQADRVWNLEKNKKIVVELNGDGQGSDNGSNLLVRFLGKLSQKSIICPISVERWDRMPEAKNRLQWQLVEENFEFDYAIGIKWVMRTLRDRWRSYKYTLRNQTFYLAKVRNKYLLILLQTWILLIGLLLCITIKKRR from the exons ATGGTACAACTTCCCAAGATTTGCAAAGAACAACTTAGTGGGGATCAACTGGATGACCAACTTGAGAATGAGAACATAACAACTCCTACATTCGGTAATGACAACTTAAATTCTTCCTCGAGCTCTAATGAAGCTAACTCACAACAAAAAGAGGAGCCCTTACTTGTTGAGATTAGAG ATACTTTGACTGGAGAAGTTACAACTCAAAAGATGCAAGCAGATCGAGTTTGgaacttggaaaaaaataaaaaaattgtggtGGAACTCAACGGGGATGGACAAGGAAGTGATAATGGTTCAAACTTGCTTGTGAgatttcttggcaaactttctcaaAAGTCAATAATTTGTCCCATATCAGTTGAGAGATGGGATAGGATGCCCGAGGCGAAAAATCGCCTACAATGGCAGTTAGTTGAG GAGAATTTCGAGTTTGACTATGCTATTGGAATCAAATGGGTGATGCGTACTTTACGCGATAGATGGAGGTCCTATAAATATACGTTAAGAAATCAAACCTTCTACCTAGCAAAAGTAAGGAACAAATACTTGCTAATCCTCCTCCAAACGTGGATTCTGTTGATTGGACTGCTTTTGTGCATCACTATaaagaagagaagatga